AAAATCACTTACCGTGCTGACAAAGCAGGTATCGTACAAGCTCTTATCGGTAAAGTATCATTTGACGCTGACAAACTCGTTGAAAACTTCAAAGCTTTCCACGATGTAATGGCTAAAGCTAAACCAGCTACAGCTAAAGGTACTTACATGACTTCAGTATCAATTACAACAACACAAGGTGTTGGTATCAAAGTTGATCCTAACTCACTTTAATCAGTAGAAAGATTGTCTTAGGGCAATCTTTTTTTCTTGAGATTTTCTTGACAAGCACTTAATTTCGATTTATACTATATTCAATTTACATAAAAGGAGTTATCCGATGAAAGTAGCAGAGAAAGAAGAGCTTTATAAATACCTTTCTGCAGCCTACAACCTTCCGCAGGAAGCATTTTCAGAAGCCCTGCGTGAAAAAATATTGGAGGTAGCAGGTCAGCTGGACAAGGAGGAAAATCTCTATATACTGGCAGGACACTTAAGTCGCTTTATCAATGCAGAGTTAACAGCTCTGACTTGCCGAGCGCCTAAGGAATTGGTGCAACTAGCCCATTACCTTCAAGAGGTTCAAAACCATTATCGCTATGCCAGTCTTTTTCCAGGAAAGGTAAAATAGGAGAAAACATGACAGAATATACAAAACCACTCGTTTGGAAGTGGGAAGATGAAAATGACAACCGATCTGGCAACCGTCCAACAGCGGGCAGTCGCTTTGAGCAAGACCTACCAAAGGGAGAGAAGTCTTTCCAAGTCTATTCATTGGGGACTCCGAATGGCATTAAGGTTGCTATTATGTTGGAGGAGTTGAAAGAGTTAGGTATTTCGGAAGCTGATTATGACCTCTTTCTCATCAATATCGGTCAAGGAGATCAATTTGGCTCCGATTTTGTTGCCATCAACCCCAACTCCAAAATACCAGCTATGGTAGATTATTCCGAGCAAGAACCGATTTCGGTCTTTGAATCAGCCAATATTCTCCTCTACTTGGCAGAAAAGTTTGAAGCCTTTTTGCCAAAATCATGGGCAGAGCGGACAGAGGTTCTTAATTGGCTCTTCTGGCAAACTGGCGCCGCTCCATTTGTTGGTGGAGGATTTGGACATTTCTTCCATTACGCTCCGACAGCGCAAGAATATCCGATTAATCGCTATACAATGGAAACTAAGCGTCAGCTGGATCTTTTAGATCAACTATT
This region of Streptococcus suis genomic DNA includes:
- the yghU gene encoding glutathione-dependent disulfide-bond oxidoreductase, with the protein product MTEYTKPLVWKWEDENDNRSGNRPTAGSRFEQDLPKGEKSFQVYSLGTPNGIKVAIMLEELKELGISEADYDLFLINIGQGDQFGSDFVAINPNSKIPAMVDYSEQEPISVFESANILLYLAEKFEAFLPKSWAERTEVLNWLFWQTGAAPFVGGGFGHFFHYAPTAQEYPINRYTMETKRQLDLLDQLLATREYIAGNTYTIADIAIWSWYGRLVQGKLYPGSAEFLDVDSYKHLKSWVEKIAQRPAVQRGLTVKYHSIDN